In one window of Halomarina pelagica DNA:
- a CDS encoding NAD(P)/FAD-dependent oxidoreductase: MEDAATHDVCIVGGGIAGLTAGIFTARAGLDTLVVRGGESILRRNAHLENVPGFPAGVNPRTFLDLTERQAERAGCAFLDGEVTDVARDASGFDVQAGESVVRADFVLVATKNATDFLADLDVGIIRRGSKTYLDVDEYGRTDVEGLYAAGRVAEKRHQTVVAAGHGADVAMTVVEDADVPFYHDWVAPEGYFTGRDREVPPGCEEIDDGERLRRERESMEAMREAFAEPHPDDPTPHPSLREE, translated from the coding sequence ATGGAAGACGCAGCGACGCACGACGTCTGCATCGTCGGCGGCGGGATCGCCGGGCTGACCGCTGGTATCTTCACCGCGCGGGCGGGCCTCGACACGCTCGTCGTCCGGGGCGGCGAGTCCATCCTCCGGCGGAACGCCCACCTGGAGAACGTCCCCGGCTTCCCGGCCGGGGTCAACCCGCGCACGTTCCTCGACCTGACCGAGCGACAGGCCGAGCGCGCGGGGTGCGCGTTCCTCGACGGCGAGGTGACCGACGTCGCCCGCGACGCGTCGGGCTTCGACGTGCAGGCGGGGGAGTCGGTCGTCCGGGCCGACTTCGTCCTCGTCGCCACCAAGAACGCGACGGACTTCCTCGCCGACCTGGACGTGGGGATCATCAGACGCGGGAGCAAGACCTACCTCGACGTGGACGAGTACGGCCGGACCGACGTCGAGGGGCTGTACGCGGCCGGCCGCGTCGCGGAGAAGCGCCACCAGACGGTCGTCGCGGCGGGCCACGGCGCGGACGTGGCGATGACGGTCGTCGAGGACGCGGACGTGCCGTTCTACCACGACTGGGTCGCCCCCGAGGGCTACTTCACGGGCCGCGACCGCGAGGTGCCCCCCGGGTGCGAGGAGATCGACGACGGGGAGCGCCTGCGCCGCGAGCGCGAGTCGATGGAGGCGATGCGCGAGGCGTTCGCCGAACCGCACCCGGACGACCCGACGCCCCACCCGAGCCTCCGGGAGGAGTAG
- a CDS encoding right-handed parallel beta-helix repeat-containing protein, translating to MAPGQWRQGGVALVVLFVASSALAGATPPGSTNPTTVDSCTTIDVSGEYVLGGNLSADGTCLTIEADDVTLDGAGRELAGNGTGTGVVVGGDNVTVRNVTASGFEAGADLAGGNSSIAGSTFSENRVGVTVTAPRNATLANNTVVNNTGDGVNVLLGSVTLENNRLADNGRYGLSTAPGEATTLIGNVVENNGKGGLFFASGTPTVRDTVVRDNGGAGVFLDEVSGATLANATVTGNDAAGLVVAESTDVGVFSTTLSNNAGDGILVAGTLDVSNSTVADNGGDGIRALPARLVEATDVTVSETLIRGNAGDAIGGPAAGNVTVDGRNANATG from the coding sequence ATGGCACCTGGGCAGTGGCGGCAGGGAGGGGTAGCGCTCGTCGTATTGTTCGTCGCGTCGTCGGCGCTCGCGGGAGCGACGCCGCCGGGATCGACGAACCCGACCACCGTCGACTCCTGCACCACGATCGACGTGTCGGGCGAGTACGTCCTCGGGGGGAACCTCTCCGCAGACGGCACGTGCCTGACGATCGAGGCGGACGACGTCACCCTGGACGGCGCGGGCCGCGAACTCGCGGGCAACGGGACCGGCACCGGCGTCGTCGTCGGTGGCGACAACGTCACCGTCAGGAACGTGACCGCGAGCGGGTTCGAGGCCGGGGCGGACCTCGCGGGGGGGAACAGTTCGATCGCGGGGAGCACCTTCTCGGAGAACCGCGTCGGCGTCACCGTCACCGCGCCGCGTAACGCGACGCTGGCGAACAACACCGTCGTCAACAACACCGGCGACGGCGTGAACGTCCTGCTCGGGTCGGTGACCCTGGAGAACAACCGGCTCGCGGACAACGGCCGCTACGGGCTGTCCACCGCGCCCGGTGAGGCGACCACCCTGATCGGGAACGTCGTCGAGAACAACGGGAAGGGCGGGCTGTTCTTCGCGTCGGGTACGCCGACGGTCCGCGACACGGTCGTCCGGGACAACGGGGGCGCGGGCGTCTTCCTCGACGAGGTGTCGGGCGCGACGCTCGCCAACGCCACCGTGACCGGCAATGACGCGGCGGGGCTGGTCGTCGCAGAGAGCACCGACGTCGGGGTCTTCAGCACGACCCTCTCGAACAACGCGGGCGACGGGATCCTCGTCGCGGGGACGCTCGACGTGTCGAACAGCACCGTCGCGGACAACGGCGGCGACGGCATCCGCGCCCTGCCGGCGCGGCTGGTCGAGGCGACCGACGTCACCGTCAGCGAGACCCTCATCCGGGGGAACGCGGGCGACGCGATCGGCGGTCCCGCGGCCGGGAACGTCACCGTCGACGGACGGAACGCGAACGCGACCGGCTGA
- a CDS encoding MnhB domain-containing protein produces MSSGSDHPTTLIARTVARAVVPIVLLTAVALLIQGHNLPGGGFIAGVLTVVAFALVYIVFGQDYVQRELLHVGSDAEFEGGAIAEYGRTFTFGLGLAAVAGATFIALGGNFLTQVVVFVEHVPLYGEVEIASALWFDLGVYFVVVGALLTILAVVGRE; encoded by the coding sequence GTGAGTTCGGGCTCCGACCACCCGACGACGCTCATCGCCCGCACCGTCGCGCGCGCGGTCGTCCCGATCGTCCTGCTGACGGCCGTCGCGCTGTTGATCCAGGGGCACAACCTGCCCGGCGGCGGGTTCATCGCGGGCGTGCTCACGGTGGTCGCGTTCGCGCTCGTCTACATCGTCTTCGGTCAGGACTACGTCCAGCGCGAGCTGCTCCACGTCGGTTCGGACGCCGAGTTCGAGGGCGGCGCGATCGCCGAGTACGGCCGGACGTTCACGTTCGGCCTCGGTCTCGCGGCCGTCGCCGGCGCGACGTTCATCGCGCTGGGCGGGAACTTCCTGACCCAGGTGGTCGTGTTCGTCGAGCACGTGCCGCTGTACGGCGAGGTGGAGATCGCGAGCGCGCTCTGGTTCGACCTCGGCGTCTACTTCGTCGTCGTCGGGGCGCTCCTGACGATCCTCGCGGTGGTGGGTCGCGAATGA
- a CDS encoding sodium:proton antiporter: MTQVVLAVVLGAMFAVGTFLLLRRDVVRVVWGVTIISQATNVYLVTMGGLTGSVPVLGHGGHVDPSTVTDPLVQALVLTAIVIGFGTTAFALVLTYRVYEEHGTIDLRELGEEEVEL, translated from the coding sequence ATGACCCAGGTCGTCCTCGCGGTCGTCCTCGGCGCGATGTTCGCGGTCGGGACGTTCCTGCTCCTGCGCCGCGACGTCGTCCGGGTCGTCTGGGGCGTCACGATCATCAGCCAGGCGACGAACGTCTACCTCGTCACGATGGGCGGGCTGACCGGGTCGGTGCCCGTCCTCGGGCACGGCGGCCACGTCGACCCGTCGACGGTGACCGACCCGCTCGTGCAGGCGCTGGTGCTCACCGCCATCGTCATCGGCTTCGGGACGACGGCGTTCGCGCTGGTGCTCACCTACCGCGTCTACGAGGAGCACGGCACCATCGACCTGCGCGAACTCGGCGAGGAGGAGGTGGAGCTGTGA
- the mbhE gene encoding hydrogen gas-evolving membrane-bound hydrogenase subunit E, translating to MQPEPAILLAVLALPFVGAAATPLVYRWLGERTAYYAAAIAAGCLGLLLTQYGTRGTVSVEWIPSLDVSLVLYLDGLAFLIGLLASGVGVLIFTYSGGYMHGEPGQAKYYTTLLVFMGAMLGIALAADLVALFVFWELTSVSSFVLIGHYQRRDSSLYAARKSMLITVSGGLFMLVGFLLLNYVSPDALGQATFALFGTENAPGLIENAGAVREALEARGLYVPVLVLLGIGAAAKSAQVPLHVWLPNAMEAPTPVSAFLHSATMVKAGVYLVGRFRPLLLTEEWMVFFAALGLLTMTVAAILAVGATDIKELLAYSTASHLGLIVAGFGLETFYGGEAGVLHIFNHAVFKATLFLVAGIVAHEAGTRAISELGGLRHDLPITAGVTAIAALSMAGVPPFAGFYSKELLFEATYEVAHDLGGIWWLLPVVAVFGSVFTFLYSVKFLSLFLGERSDDLGHVHRPPLPMLLPPLALTVIGAYTALSYTGLLPQVFVATVAQPALDSVLLHAHDFDLHFPTTLSPYVLMSAVTIAIGAAAYPFYDRLHLGVRRLASVPVLSPNAYYDGSMRALAVGSDLVPAYVQTRQLRTYAATVLLSVCALALSGYVVGGVGLPAITGVGLELPIMVVAFVAVIGAVAVSVAPSHVAGVLTLSIVGFMVAIFFILASAPDLALTQLVIETLVLLIFLLVLDKLPAFYGELNRREAIPDAVVAGIVGGTVTLTVLLTTAASPEDGIATFFVETAPVPEEHGHLIVDAGGGSNIVNVILVDFRAFDTMGEISVIAMAALAVLTLVGMRNRGERA from the coding sequence GTGCAACCGGAACCGGCGATTCTCCTCGCCGTGCTGGCGCTCCCGTTCGTCGGCGCGGCGGCGACCCCACTCGTCTACCGCTGGCTCGGCGAGCGGACCGCGTACTACGCGGCCGCGATCGCCGCCGGGTGTCTCGGGCTCCTGCTCACGCAGTACGGGACCCGGGGCACCGTCAGCGTGGAGTGGATCCCCTCCCTCGACGTCTCGCTCGTGCTCTATCTCGACGGGCTGGCGTTCCTCATCGGGCTGCTCGCGAGCGGAGTCGGTGTCCTCATCTTCACCTACTCCGGCGGGTACATGCACGGCGAGCCGGGGCAGGCGAAGTACTACACCACGCTGCTGGTGTTCATGGGCGCGATGCTCGGGATCGCGCTCGCGGCCGACCTCGTCGCGCTGTTCGTCTTCTGGGAACTCACGAGCGTCTCCTCGTTCGTCCTCATCGGCCACTACCAGCGCCGCGACTCCTCGCTCTACGCGGCGCGCAAGTCGATGCTCATCACGGTCTCCGGGGGGCTGTTCATGCTCGTCGGGTTCCTCCTGCTCAACTACGTCTCGCCCGACGCGCTCGGGCAGGCGACGTTCGCGCTGTTCGGGACCGAGAACGCACCCGGACTGATCGAGAACGCGGGGGCGGTCCGCGAGGCGCTCGAAGCGCGCGGCCTCTACGTCCCGGTGCTCGTGCTCCTCGGGATCGGCGCGGCGGCGAAGTCCGCGCAGGTGCCGCTTCACGTCTGGCTACCGAACGCGATGGAGGCCCCCACGCCCGTCTCCGCGTTCCTCCACAGCGCGACGATGGTGAAGGCGGGCGTCTACCTCGTCGGGCGGTTCCGCCCCCTCCTGCTGACCGAGGAGTGGATGGTGTTCTTCGCCGCGCTCGGCCTGCTGACCATGACCGTCGCCGCGATACTGGCGGTCGGGGCGACCGACATCAAGGAGCTGCTCGCGTACTCGACGGCCTCCCACCTGGGTCTCATCGTCGCGGGCTTCGGCCTCGAGACCTTCTACGGCGGGGAGGCGGGCGTCCTCCACATCTTCAACCACGCGGTGTTCAAGGCGACGCTGTTCCTCGTCGCGGGCATCGTCGCCCACGAGGCGGGGACGCGCGCCATCTCGGAGCTGGGAGGGCTGCGCCACGACCTCCCGATCACCGCGGGCGTCACGGCGATCGCCGCGCTCAGCATGGCCGGCGTCCCCCCGTTCGCGGGGTTCTACTCGAAGGAGTTGCTGTTCGAGGCGACCTACGAGGTCGCCCACGACCTCGGCGGGATCTGGTGGCTCCTGCCCGTCGTGGCGGTGTTCGGGAGCGTCTTCACGTTCCTCTACTCCGTGAAGTTCCTCTCGCTGTTCCTCGGGGAGCGGTCCGACGACCTCGGACACGTCCACCGCCCGCCGCTGCCGATGCTCCTACCGCCGCTCGCGCTGACGGTCATCGGGGCGTACACGGCACTCTCCTACACCGGGCTGCTGCCGCAGGTGTTCGTCGCGACCGTCGCGCAACCGGCGCTCGACAGCGTGCTCCTCCACGCCCACGACTTCGACCTCCACTTCCCGACGACGCTCAGTCCCTACGTGCTCATGAGCGCCGTCACCATCGCGATCGGCGCGGCGGCGTACCCGTTCTACGACCGCCTGCACCTCGGCGTCAGACGCCTCGCCTCGGTCCCGGTCCTCTCGCCGAACGCCTACTACGACGGCTCGATGCGGGCGCTCGCCGTCGGGAGCGACCTCGTGCCGGCGTACGTCCAGACCCGGCAGCTCCGCACCTACGCCGCGACGGTGCTGCTGTCGGTCTGTGCGCTCGCGCTCTCCGGGTACGTCGTCGGCGGCGTCGGGCTCCCGGCGATCACGGGGGTCGGCCTCGAACTCCCCATCATGGTGGTCGCGTTCGTGGCCGTGATCGGCGCGGTCGCGGTGAGCGTCGCTCCCTCGCACGTCGCGGGCGTGCTGACGCTCTCGATCGTCGGCTTCATGGTGGCGATCTTCTTCATCCTCGCGAGCGCGCCGGACCTCGCGCTGACCCAGCTGGTCATCGAGACGCTCGTGTTGCTGATCTTCCTGCTCGTGCTCGACAAGCTCCCGGCGTTCTACGGCGAGTTGAACCGCCGAGAGGCGATCCCGGACGCGGTCGTCGCGGGGATCGTCGGCGGGACGGTGACGCTCACCGTCCTGCTGACGACGGCGGCGAGCCCCGAGGACGGGATCGCGACGTTCTTCGTCGAGACCGCACCCGTCCCGGAGGAGCACGGCCACCTCATCGTCGACGCGGGCGGCGGGAGCAACATCGTGAACGTGATCCTGGTCGACTTCCGAGCCTTCGACACGATGGGCGAGATCTCGGTGATCGCGATGGCGGCGCTCGCGGTGTTGACCCTCGTCGGGATGCGAAACAGGGGTGAGCGCGCGTGA
- the coaBC gene encoding bifunctional phosphopantothenoylcysteine decarboxylase/phosphopantothenate--cysteine ligase CoaBC, producing the protein MLEGVNVALGVTGSIAAVKTVELAHELRRRGAEVRGVMTGSARGIVHPWALEYATGTPVVTEITGRVEHVELCGREGWADVLLIAPATANTVGKVAAAVDDSTVTTCATTALGAGVPVVVAPAMHEPMYDHPGVLDAIERVREWGVAFVDPRVEEGKAKIATEEAICLDVARAVDGRPLAGRRIVVTSGATSERIDPVRTLSNRASGRMGRAVARACYVRGADVTLVHDGPDVPYATVERVESAAEMTAATEAACDDADALVSAAAISDYTVEPSDEKIRSGKRLTLDLEPTPKLIDAVREAHPDLPIAGFKLETAASDEALAEAARGPLSRTGLAFVVANDASVMGEDETRALVVRADSADEFVGTKDALGLRVADELAREFA; encoded by the coding sequence ATGCTCGAAGGCGTCAACGTCGCGCTGGGGGTCACGGGGTCGATCGCGGCGGTCAAGACCGTCGAACTGGCCCACGAACTCCGGCGGCGGGGAGCCGAGGTCCGGGGCGTGATGACCGGGAGCGCGCGGGGGATCGTCCACCCGTGGGCGCTCGAGTACGCCACCGGCACCCCGGTCGTGACGGAGATCACGGGGCGCGTGGAGCACGTCGAGCTGTGCGGCCGGGAGGGCTGGGCCGACGTCCTCCTGATCGCCCCGGCCACCGCCAACACCGTCGGGAAGGTGGCGGCCGCCGTCGACGACTCGACGGTCACGACGTGCGCGACGACCGCCCTCGGCGCGGGCGTGCCGGTCGTCGTCGCCCCCGCGATGCACGAGCCGATGTACGACCACCCGGGCGTCCTCGACGCGATCGAGCGCGTCCGCGAGTGGGGCGTGGCGTTCGTCGACCCGCGGGTCGAGGAGGGGAAGGCGAAGATCGCGACCGAGGAGGCGATCTGCCTCGACGTCGCCCGCGCGGTGGACGGGCGACCCCTCGCCGGGCGGCGGATCGTCGTCACCAGCGGCGCGACGAGCGAGCGCATCGACCCCGTTCGAACCCTCTCGAACCGCGCCTCGGGGCGGATGGGGCGGGCGGTCGCCCGGGCGTGCTACGTCCGCGGCGCGGACGTGACGCTCGTCCACGACGGTCCCGACGTTCCGTACGCGACCGTCGAGCGCGTCGAGAGCGCCGCCGAGATGACCGCCGCGACGGAGGCCGCCTGCGACGACGCCGACGCTCTCGTCTCCGCGGCGGCCATCTCCGACTACACCGTCGAACCGAGCGACGAGAAGATCCGATCGGGAAAGCGGCTCACGCTCGACCTCGAACCCACGCCGAAGCTCATCGACGCCGTCCGCGAGGCCCACCCCGACCTCCCCATCGCGGGGTTCAAACTGGAGACCGCCGCCTCGGACGAGGCGCTCGCCGAGGCCGCCCGCGGCCCGCTCTCCCGGACCGGCCTCGCCTTCGTCGTCGCCAACGACGCGAGCGTGATGGGCGAGGACGAGACGCGCGCGCTCGTCGTCCGGGCGGACAGCGCCGACGAGTTCGTCGGGACGAAGGACGCCCTCGGCTTGCGCGTCGCCGACGAACTCGCGCGTGAATTCGCCTGA
- a CDS encoding type II toxin-antitoxin system RatA family toxin: MDSVEVSTIVYLPPEEVYDFLVDFPRYADYSKHLTEVRRHGDGSPGTEYDLTFAWWKLTYTARSRVTDVDPPERIDWEVVKDIHAHGHWAVEHVPEEAPPGKADASRVRFVVEFSSGSVDRSAISLPRFVSLDWVVDKVKPKIMEEAERVVRRIVADLEGEERPVELVVHEGPETI; this comes from the coding sequence GTGGACTCCGTCGAAGTCAGCACCATCGTCTATCTCCCCCCCGAGGAGGTCTACGACTTCCTCGTCGACTTCCCGCGCTACGCCGACTACTCGAAGCACCTGACGGAGGTCAGGCGGCACGGCGACGGGTCGCCGGGGACCGAGTACGACCTCACCTTCGCGTGGTGGAAGCTCACCTACACCGCCCGCTCGCGGGTGACGGACGTGGACCCGCCCGAACGCATCGACTGGGAGGTCGTGAAGGACATCCACGCGCACGGCCACTGGGCCGTCGAGCACGTCCCCGAGGAGGCCCCCCCGGGGAAGGCGGACGCCTCCCGCGTGCGCTTCGTCGTCGAGTTCTCCTCCGGGTCGGTCGATCGGAGCGCGATCTCGCTCCCGCGGTTCGTCTCGCTCGACTGGGTGGTGGACAAGGTGAAGCCGAAGATCATGGAGGAGGCAGAGCGCGTCGTCAGACGCATCGTCGCCGACCTGGAGGGCGAGGAGCGCCCGGTCGAACTCGTGGTTCACGAGGGTCCGGAGACGATCTGA
- a CDS encoding complex I subunit 5 family protein → MDLVVAPLLVALFAAVATLALRSRLRLQRAVSVLGSLAYGATVVALAMAVAADADGYIVYQLSSWRAPFGISFVADPLSVFMLGLTAVVTLAALVFAVRSVNDVGQRLSFHPLYHLMVVGITGSFLTGDVFNLFVWFEVMLMSSYVLVVFYSGPEQTRAALHYAFLNLVGSAVMLLAIGGLYATTGTLNMADMARRLANAGQFNVDLAAVLGLSAMLLSVFALKSGIVPFQFWVPDAYRAAPSPVTAVLAGVVKKVGIYAIVRLYFTIFAAAELPRAVFGIEGSFLAFFAPILFAMAVGSIVVGGVGAMNRSDLDGLLAYSSIGQVGFIVLPLALAAAAPADSALRVLGVTAALIYSVNHGLAKGLLFLVSGAVEKTLGTVTFDYLGGISEREPVLAGSFFVGALALIGIPPLSGFFGKLLVFDAAVEAESALALAVALGGAILTIAYLSLAWNRGFWGAPSPGVEESSVDSLFVVVAVALAVSIVVLGIGFEPLYAAAERAARVGTDTGAYVDAVLRSGGGGA, encoded by the coding sequence ATGGACCTCGTGGTCGCGCCGCTGCTCGTCGCGCTGTTCGCGGCCGTCGCGACGCTCGCGCTGCGCTCGCGACTCCGCCTCCAGCGCGCGGTGAGCGTCCTCGGGAGCCTCGCCTACGGCGCGACGGTCGTCGCGCTCGCGATGGCCGTCGCCGCCGACGCGGACGGGTACATCGTCTACCAGCTCTCCAGCTGGCGAGCGCCGTTCGGCATCTCGTTCGTCGCCGACCCGCTCTCCGTGTTCATGCTCGGCCTGACGGCGGTCGTCACGCTGGCGGCGCTCGTCTTCGCCGTCCGGTCGGTGAACGACGTCGGCCAGCGGCTCTCGTTTCACCCGCTGTACCACCTCATGGTGGTGGGGATCACCGGATCGTTCCTCACGGGCGACGTGTTCAACCTGTTCGTCTGGTTCGAGGTGATGCTCATGTCGAGCTACGTGCTCGTCGTCTTCTACAGCGGCCCGGAACAGACCCGCGCGGCGCTGCACTACGCCTTCCTCAACCTGGTGGGGAGCGCGGTCATGCTCCTCGCCATCGGCGGGCTGTACGCCACGACGGGGACGCTCAACATGGCCGACATGGCCCGTCGGCTCGCGAACGCGGGTCAGTTCAACGTCGACCTCGCGGCCGTCCTCGGTCTCTCGGCGATGCTCCTTTCGGTGTTCGCGCTGAAGTCGGGGATCGTCCCGTTCCAGTTCTGGGTGCCGGACGCCTACCGCGCCGCCCCCTCGCCGGTGACGGCGGTGCTCGCGGGCGTCGTGAAGAAGGTGGGCATCTACGCGATCGTCCGGCTGTACTTCACGATCTTCGCCGCGGCGGAACTGCCCCGGGCCGTCTTCGGGATCGAGGGGTCGTTCCTCGCGTTCTTCGCGCCGATCCTGTTCGCGATGGCCGTCGGCAGCATCGTCGTCGGGGGCGTCGGCGCGATGAACCGCTCCGACCTCGACGGCCTGCTCGCCTACTCGAGCATCGGGCAGGTCGGGTTCATCGTCCTGCCGCTCGCGCTCGCGGCGGCCGCGCCCGCCGACAGCGCTCTCCGCGTCCTCGGGGTCACCGCCGCGCTGATCTACTCGGTCAACCACGGGCTGGCGAAGGGGCTGCTGTTCCTCGTCAGCGGGGCCGTCGAGAAGACCCTCGGGACCGTCACCTTCGACTACCTGGGCGGGATCTCCGAACGGGAGCCGGTGCTCGCGGGATCGTTCTTCGTCGGCGCGCTCGCGCTGATCGGTATTCCGCCGCTGTCGGGCTTCTTCGGTAAACTGCTGGTGTTCGACGCGGCCGTCGAGGCGGAGTCGGCGCTCGCGCTGGCCGTCGCCCTCGGCGGCGCGATCCTCACCATCGCGTACCTCTCGCTCGCGTGGAACCGGGGGTTCTGGGGCGCGCCCTCCCCCGGCGTCGAGGAGTCGTCGGTCGACTCGCTGTTCGTGGTCGTGGCCGTCGCGCTCGCGGTGAGCATCGTCGTCCTCGGGATCGGGTTCGAGCCGCTCTACGCGGCCGCCGAGCGGGCCGCCCGGGTCGGCACCGACACCGGTGCGTACGTCGACGCGGTCCTCCGGAGCGGGGGTGGTGGCGCGTGA
- the mnhG gene encoding monovalent cation/H(+) antiporter subunit G, whose product MVSTLQAAVTTALVVVGSFFLFVGTVGLLRLPDVYNRMHATSKATTLGAASMFLAATVYFTPAGQSLTAIVGIVFLFITAPTGAHMISRSAQRMGVEFALGATWPGMPDSRPDEPADGEEQAEA is encoded by the coding sequence ATGGTGAGCACGCTACAGGCGGCCGTCACGACCGCCCTCGTCGTCGTCGGGAGCTTCTTCCTGTTCGTCGGCACGGTGGGGCTGTTGCGTCTGCCCGACGTCTACAACCGGATGCACGCGACCAGCAAGGCGACCACCCTCGGCGCGGCCTCGATGTTCCTCGCGGCGACGGTCTACTTCACCCCCGCGGGGCAGTCGCTGACCGCCATCGTCGGCATCGTCTTCCTGTTCATCACCGCTCCGACGGGAGCACACATGATCTCGCGGTCGGCCCAGCGCATGGGCGTCGAGTTCGCGCTCGGCGCGACCTGGCCCGGGATGCCGGACAGTCGCCCGGACGAACCCGCAGACGGCGAGGAGCAGGCGGAGGCGTGA
- a CDS encoding plastocyanin/azurin family copper-binding protein encodes MDEDTGMNRRDFLRAAGAGAGVVAASGAAAAQGNESGGGNASGGNASGGGGGGGGSGPIDYGGWLDGANGWEEGGTVDMRGKKKVTVQVGVGEGGLAFDPVAVHVDEGATIVWEWQSAGHNVAAQQGADFASDIQSSGTYEWKATGGPIVTYQCDPHAGQGMLGAIAIGSNVPRAAPTGPVKPAVSDGAKTLGIATIIAMVSTLGLAYFFIRYGGDYEQ; translated from the coding sequence ATGGACGAAGACACGGGAATGAACCGGCGCGACTTCCTCCGCGCGGCGGGCGCGGGCGCGGGCGTCGTCGCCGCGAGCGGGGCGGCCGCGGCGCAGGGTAACGAGAGCGGCGGCGGCAACGCGTCCGGTGGGAACGCCTCCGGCGGTGGCGGTGGTGGCGGCGGGAGCGGGCCGATCGACTACGGCGGGTGGCTCGACGGCGCGAACGGGTGGGAGGAAGGCGGCACCGTCGACATGCGGGGGAAGAAGAAGGTGACGGTGCAGGTGGGGGTGGGCGAGGGGGGGCTCGCGTTCGATCCGGTCGCCGTCCACGTCGACGAGGGCGCGACGATCGTCTGGGAGTGGCAGTCGGCCGGCCACAACGTGGCGGCCCAGCAGGGAGCGGACTTCGCCAGCGACATCCAGTCGTCGGGCACCTACGAGTGGAAGGCGACGGGCGGGCCGATCGTCACCTATCAGTGCGATCCCCACGCCGGCCAGGGCATGCTCGGCGCGATCGCCATCGGCAGCAACGTCCCGCGGGCCGCGCCCACCGGTCCGGTCAAGCCCGCCGTCTCCGACGGCGCGAAGACCCTCGGCATCGCGACCATCATCGCGATGGTCTCGACGCTCGGCCTCGCGTACTTCTTCATCCGGTACGGCGGCGACTACGAACAGTAG
- a CDS encoding Na+/H+ antiporter subunit E: protein MKRWPAVGCVLAVLWVFVSGAPLTPLGLLGQFVFGLAVGFAIAYATRDLYAEEIDVPRAVRVVPEATLYLFVFLRELITANLDVAYRVLSPSLPIEPDVVAVPLRVENPVAITTIANSITLTPGTLTMDYDEETNTLYVHAITGQSDYDAVVDPIRAWEDLALIIFDEEVEPEEAAPPRPGGGVRGD from the coding sequence GTGAAGCGCTGGCCCGCCGTCGGGTGCGTGCTGGCCGTCCTGTGGGTGTTCGTGAGCGGCGCGCCGCTCACCCCGCTCGGGCTGCTCGGCCAGTTCGTCTTCGGACTGGCGGTCGGCTTCGCAATCGCCTACGCGACGCGCGACCTCTACGCCGAGGAGATCGACGTCCCGCGGGCGGTGCGGGTCGTCCCCGAGGCGACGCTCTACCTGTTCGTGTTCCTGCGGGAGCTGATCACGGCGAACCTGGACGTGGCCTACCGCGTCCTGAGCCCGTCGCTCCCCATCGAGCCGGACGTGGTGGCCGTCCCGCTGCGCGTCGAGAACCCCGTCGCGATCACCACCATCGCCAACAGCATCACGCTCACCCCCGGAACCCTGACCATGGACTACGACGAGGAGACCAACACGCTGTACGTGCACGCGATCACCGGACAGAGCGACTACGACGCGGTCGTCGACCCCATCCGCGCGTGGGAGGACCTCGCGCTGATCATCTTCGACGAGGAGGTCGAACCCGAGGAGGCGGCCCCGCCGCGGCCCGGAGGTGGCGTCCGTGGCGACTGA
- a CDS encoding monovalent cation/H+ antiporter complex subunit F: MATELPGLLGPVVFAGLLVASGLTLLAGYRVIVGPTTPDRVVALDVIATNVVAIALLFALQTGEALFVDVSLVLAIIGFVSTVAVARYVTEGDIIE; encoded by the coding sequence GTGGCGACTGAACTGCCAGGCCTCCTCGGGCCGGTGGTCTTCGCGGGCCTGCTCGTCGCGAGCGGGCTCACCCTGCTCGCCGGCTACCGGGTCATCGTCGGGCCGACGACGCCCGACCGCGTCGTCGCGCTCGACGTGATCGCGACGAACGTCGTCGCCATCGCGCTGCTGTTCGCGCTCCAGACCGGCGAGGCGCTGTTCGTCGACGTGAGCCTCGTGCTCGCCATCATCGGCTTCGTCAGCACCGTCGCCGTCGCGCGGTACGTCACGGAGGGGGACATCATCGAGTGA